In one Andrena cerasifolii isolate SP2316 chromosome 2, iyAndCera1_principal, whole genome shotgun sequence genomic region, the following are encoded:
- the Su(dx) gene encoding suppressor of deltex: MSHCEEDVVSSGFHQLSVTIEGAILTNSTFLKPNPYIEFSVDDKSPRKTEVSKSTYQPKWNEEFTILVTPHSQLHFRLLDHSTFRKDTLIGEKRISLSQVLSHYNGKLENVEVTFDLMSENKHDSQLCKVGELITVFDGLRINMPNVPSLNINEPLCQTQCMSSDGVANNDATSNRSILNGGVRARMRLHGTENVASNSLSNGHAVSPTDKSVVFLSGRHAVSLLDGRQISRTDMSTPGTIDGRIGGSAEQFSKISASEGRNNISPVEQSMLPGAVGISRSDQLLATNIDIRSHNRTELSAPSGRNSRTEQLITTPITDSFGTVRADQLSTPLVDGCVASRVDQPTSSTLTDDQGITHLEQPALFTLPDGTSISHLEQAGACQTVQNTSEQSTALPMAEGRRLPRSDQTTTATSNARSNPRIVQRVASLTGQTAVLPGQSTPQSGSSIILAEVEPANQSEEPLPPGWEVRYDIYRRRYYVDHNTRSTAWERPQPLPPGWEVRRDPRGRIYYVDHNTRSTTWQRPNTERLQHFQHWQGERQHVVQQGNQRFLYPQAHGGQTAIAGPSTSTADDDDALGPLPAGWERRKQPEGRVYYVNHKNRTTQWEDPRTQGQEIGIDEPPLPDGWEIRLTEDGVRYFVDHNTRTTTFQDPRPGAPKGPKGIYRVPRAYERSFRWKLSQFRFLCQTNALPNHIKISVNRQTLFEDSYHQIMNAEAFALRRRLYIIFKGEEGLDYGGVSREWFFLLSHEVLNPMYCLFEYANKSNYSLQINPASYVNPDHLQYFKFIGRFIAMALYHGRFIYSGFTMPFYKRMLNKKLVMKDIESIDPEFYKSLVWIKENNIDECGLELYYSVDFEILGQVIHHELKDGGDKIRVIEDNKEEYIRLMTEWRMTRGIEDQTKAFLEGFNSVVPLEWLKYFDERELELMLCGMQEIDVEDWQRNTIYRHYTRNSKQILWFWQFVTRTDSEKRARLLQFVTGTCRVPVGGFAELMGSNGPQRFCIEKVGKDTWLPRSHTCFNRLDLPPYKSYEQLVEKLNYAIEETEGFGQE, from the exons ATGTCCCATTGTGAAGAAGACGTGGTATCATCTGGTTTCCACCAATTAAGTGTTACAA TTGAAGGTGCTATATTAACAAATTCAACTTTTCTAAAACCTAATCCTTATATAGAATTTTCCGTCGACGACAAAAGCCCTCGGAAGACAGAAGTTTCGAAGTCCACATATCAACCAAAATGGAACGAGGAATTTACGATACTTGTGACCCCACATTCGCAGTTACACTTTCGCCTATTAGATCACAGTACATTTCGAAAGGATACATTGATAGGGGAGAAAAGAATAAGTCTCTCTCAAGTGTTGTCTCATTACAATGGGAAATTGGAGAATGTGGAAGTAACCTTTGATCTAATGAGCGAAAATAAACATGATTCTCAGTTGTGCAAGGTTGGCGAGCTGATTACAGTATTCGACGGTTTAAGAATCAACATGCCAAATGTTCCGtcattaaatatcaatgaaccATTGTGTCAGACACAGTGTATGTCTTCTGATG GTGTCGCGAATAATGATGCGACTAGTAATCGTAGCATTCTCAACGGAGGAGTTCGTGCTCGCATGAGATTACACGGAACAGAGAATGTTGCATCGAATTCTTTGTCGAATGGACATGCGGTATCACCTACGGACAAATCTGTTGTCTTTTTATCAGGGCGTCACGCGGTATCATTATTAGATGGACGCCAAATATCTCGAACAGATATGTCTACACCTGGAACAATAGATGGACGAATTGGTGGATCCGCAGAACAGTTCTCTAAGATTTCTGCCTCCGAAGGTCGTAATAATATTTCTCCAGTAGAGCAATCAATGTTGCCTGGAGCAGTTGGAATATCCAGATCGGACCAGTTACTCGCAACTAACATAGACATACGTTCCCATAATAGAACAGAGCTGTCTGCTCCTAGTGGACGTAACTCTAGAACAGAACAGTTGATAACGACTCCCATTACAGACAGTTTTGGAACTGTGAGAGCGGATCAACTAAGTACTCCTTTGGTAGATGGATGTGTAGCTTCTAGAGTAGACCAACCTACGAGTTCCACTTTAACGGATGATCAGGGAATTACGCACTTGGAACAGCCTGCGCTATTTACGTTACCAGATGGAACTAGCATTTCTCATTTAGAGCAAGCTGGAGCCTGTCAGACCGTTCAAAATACTTCGGAACAATCTACAGCATTACCAATGGCAGAAGGACGTAGACTTCCTCGCTCTGACCAGACTACAACTGCTACGTCAAATGCTCGTTCGAATCCTCGAATAGTGCAACGCGTAGCCTCGTTGACGGGTCAGACTGCCGTGCTACCTGGCCAGTCAACTCCTCAGTCTGGGTCTTCGATAATACTTGCGGAAGTTGAGCCTGCAAATCAATCAGAAGAACCTTTACCACCTGGTTGGGAAGTGAGATATGATATCTATAGAAGAag ATATTATGTTGACCATAATACACGAAGTACCGCTTGGGAAAGGCCACAACCATTGCCACCGGGATGGGAAGTTCGTCGAGATCCAAGGGGTAGAATTTACTACGTGGATCATAATACAAGGAGCACTACGTGGCAAAGACCAAATACAGAAAGATTACAACATTTTCAACATTGGCAAGGTGAAAGGCAACATGTGGTGCAACAAGGTAACCAACGGTTTCTTTATCCTCAA GCTCACGGAGGTCAAACAGCTATAGCAGGACCGTCCACATCAACGGCTGATGACGATGATGCTTTGGGGCCATTACCCGCTGGATGGGAAAGACGCAAACAACCAGAAGGAAGAGTTTATTATGTGAATCATAAAAATCGTACTACTCAGTGGGAGGATCCTAGGACTCAAGGGCAGGAAATTGGAATTGATGAACCACCATTACCAGATGGTTGGGAGATACGATTAACCGAAGACGGAGTCCGATATTTTGTGGATCACAATACGAGAACAACTACTTTCCAAGATCCAAGACCTGGCGCACCTAAAGG TCCGAAAGGTATTTATCGCGTACCAAGAGCATACGAAAGATCATTCCGGTGGAAGTTGTCGCAGTTCCGTTTCTTGTGTCAAACCAATGCATTACCGAATCACATAAAGATCAGTGTTAACCGACAAACATTATTTGAAGATTCATATCATCAAATAATGAACGCAGAAGCTTTTGCATTAAGACGCaggttatatataatatttaaaggCGAAGAAGGACTCGATTATGGGGGTGTTTCCAG AGAATGGTTTTTCTTATTGAGCCACGAAGTATTAAATCCAATGTATTGCTTGTTTGAATATGCCAATAAAAGTAATTATAGCTTGCAAATCAATCCAGCATCTTACGTCAATCCAGAtcatttacaatattttaaattcattgGAAGGTTTATAGCAATG GCTCTTTATCATGGACGGTTTATCTATAGTGGATTCACTATGCCATTTTACAAACGAATGTTGAACAAGAAATTAGTTATGAAAGATATAGAATCTATTGATCCAGAATTTTATAAATCTCTGGTGtggataaaagaaaataatatcgaCGAATGTGGCCTGGAATTATATTATAGTGTTGATTTTGAAATCCTTGGTCAAGTAATACATCACGAATTAAAAGATGGTGGTGACAAAATTAGGGTTATCGAAGACAACAAAGAAGAATATATTAG GTTGATGACGGAGTGGAGAATGACAAGAGGTATAGAGGACCAAACCAAGGCATTTTTAGAAGGATTTAATTCAGTTGTACCACTAGAATGGTTAAAGTATTTTGATGAGCGTGAATTAGAACTTATGCTTTGTGGTATGCAAGAAATAGACGTGGAAGACTGGCAACGCAATACAATTTACAGACATTACACGCGAAACAGTAAACAAATCTTATGGTTCTGGCAG TTCGTAACAAGAACGGATAGTGAAAAACGAGCTCGGCTTTTACAATTTGTAACGGGCACATGTCGAGTACCTGTTGGAGGATTTGCAGAATTAATGG GGAGTAATGGTCCCCAAAGATTTTGCATAGAAAAAGTAGGGAAGGACACGTGGTTACCGAGGTCACATACATGCTTCAATAGATTGGATTTGCCGCCATATAAGAGTTATGAACAATTAGTAGAAAAGTTAAATTACGCGATCGAAGAAACAGAAGGTTTTGGTCAAGAATAA